Proteins encoded together in one Benincasa hispida cultivar B227 chromosome 1, ASM972705v1, whole genome shotgun sequence window:
- the LOC120082955 gene encoding protein ALTERED PHOSPHATE STARVATION RESPONSE 1-like, with protein sequence MGCSQSKIENEEAIARCKDRKIHMKDAVAARNAFAAAHSAYVMSLKNTGASLSDYAHGEVQNPQLLNGSAQSNPKIDSVAASYEPLVPPPPPLPNFPSPLHRAASMPEMSIPKSDLKPVGPIIEEDENESDNESSIGSLRRRRSKKGSGGGASSRIGNTELDDELEGPPPPVPPPPSNTPPPIVNRPPLPAHQQDSTYDFFFGVDSMPGPSLSEAEEEIERDPFDKSPEREDNNEMENQRGGSNEAEAVEPPPPPAVAEPSAITSKSLKKVGGMGSMEGRRMNEAKFNLLQIFVNLDDHFLKASESAHEVSKMLEATRLHYHSNFADGRGHIDHSARVMRVITWNRSFKGLSNMDNGKDDFYAEDQETHATVLDKLLAWEKKLYDEVKAGEIMKFEYQRKVAALNRLKKRGSNPEALEKAKAGVSHLHTRYIVDMQSLDSTVSEINRLRDEQLYPKLVQLVHGMMLMWDTMRMHHEEQLKIVSALRYLDLSQSPKETSLHHHERTVQLCNVVREWHSQFEKLALRQKDYVKSLNSWLKLNLIPIESSLKEKVSSPPRAQNPPIQRLLIAWHDQLDKLPDEHLRTAISSFSAVISTIMLQQEEEMKLKLRCDETEKELERKQRQFNDWHYKYQQRRMPDELDTEKSEENSQDAAVTERLVVVESLKKKLEEEKETHAKQCLHVREKSLVSLKNQLPELFRALSEFSSAGSEMYKNLRLICQVK encoded by the exons ATGGGTTGCTCCCAGTCGAAGATCGAGAATGAAGAAGCGATTGCGCGTTGTAAAGATCGGAAGATTCATATGAAAGATGCAGTGGCAGCGCGTAATGCTTTTGCGGCTGCTCATTCCGCTTATGTCATGTCTTTGAAGAACACTGGAGCTTCTTTGAGTGACTATGCTCATGGAGAAGTTCAGAATCCTCAATTGCTCAATGGGTCTGCTCAATCGAACCCGAAAATTGATTCTGTTGCAGCGTCTTATGAGCCCCTAGTTCCGCCACCACCGCCTCTTCCGAATTTCCCTTCTCCTCTTCATAGGGCTGCTAGCATGCCGGAGATGAGCATTCCCAAGTCCGATCTGAAGCCGGTTGGCCCCATTATCGAGGAGGATGAAAATGAATCTGACAATGAGAGTTCTATTGGTTCGTTGAGGAGGAGGAGAAGTAAAAAAGGCAGCGGTGGTGGTGCGAGCAGCCGAATTGGGAATACAGAGCTTGATGATGAATTAGAAGGTCCACCGCCGCCAGTGCCGCCGCCGCCGTCTAACACGCCACCGCCAATTGTGAACCGGCCTCCGCTACCGGCACATCAACAAGATTCGACTTACGATTTCTTTTTTGGTGTGGACAGTATGCCTGGTCCGAGTTTGAGTGAGGCTGAGGAGGAGATTGAGCGTGACCCTTTTGATAAAAGTCCTGAAAGAGAGGACAATAATGAAATGGAGAATCAAAGAGGAGGAAGCAACGAAGCTGAGGCAGTGGAGCCACCGCCGCCGCCTGCTGTGGCAGAACCATCAGCCATAACATCAAAGAGCTTGAAGAAGGTGGGAGGTATGGGTTCCATGGAGGGCAGGAGGATGAATGAGGCTAAATTTAACTTGTTGCAGATATTTGTGAATCTTGATGATCATTTTCTCAAGGCTTCTGAGAGTGCCCATGAAGTATCCAAGATGCTTGAGGCTACACGACTACATTATCACTCAAATTTTGCTGACGGCCGAG GGCATATCGATCACTCTGCTAGAGTGATGCGTGTTATTACATGGAATCGATCATTTAAAGGACTTTCTAATATGGATAATGGAAAAGATGATTTCTATGCAGAAGATCAAGAAACTCATGCCACCGTGCTTGATAAACTCCTAGCATgggaaaagaagttatatgaTGAAGTGAAG GCAGGTGAGATTATGAAATTTGAGTACCAGAGAAAGGTCGCTGCATTGAACAGGCTAAAGAAACGAGGTTCTAATCCAGAAGCGTTGGAGAAAGCAAAAGCAGGTGTGAGTCACCTGCATACAAGATACATTGTTGACATGCAATCATTGGATTCAACTGTCTCGGAGATTAATCGTTTGCGAGATGAACAGTTATACCCAAAACTCGTTCAGCTTGTTCATGG GATGATGTTGATGTGGGACACAATGCGAATGCACCATGAAGAGCAATTGAAAATTGTGAGTGCATTGAGATATCTGGATCTCTCTCAATCTCCAAAAGAAACTAGTCTGCATCACCATGAGCGTACAGTACAGCTCTGCAATGTCGTGAGAGAGTGGCATTCACAGTTCGAGAAGCTAGCGCTCCGTCAGAAAGACTATGTTAAATCATTAAACAGTTGGTTGAAACTAAATCTAATTCCTATAGAGAGCAGCTTgaaagagaaggtttcttctcCACCAAGAGCTCAAAATCCACCCATTCAGAGACTCCTCATTGCTTGGCACGACCAACTCGACAAACTCCCAGACGAGCATCTTAGAACGGCAATATCCAGTTTCAGTGCGGTGATAAGTACTATTATGCTGCAgcaggaagaagagatgaagcTGAAGTTAAGATGCGATGAGACCGAGAAAGAGCTCGAGCGGAAGCAGAGGCAATTTAATGACTGGCATTACAAATACCAGCAACGAAGAATGCCTGACGAGTTGGACACCGAGAAGTCTGAAGAAAACTCACAGGACGCCGCGGTTACAGAGAGGTTAGTTGTGGTAGAGTCATTGAAGAAGAAACTGGAGGAGGAAAAAGAAACACATGCGAAGCAATGCCTTCATGTGAGGGAGAAATCATTGGTGAGTCTTAAGAATCAATTGCCTGAACTCTTCAGGGCATTGTCAGAATTTTCTTCCGCGGGTTCAGAGATGTACAAGAACTTGAGGCTGATTTGTCAGGTCAAATAG
- the LOC120080910 gene encoding protein ROLLING AND ERECT LEAF 2-like: protein MGCSQSKIENEEAIARCKERKIHMKDAVTARNAFAAAHSAYSMSLKNTGAALSDYAHGEVQNPQFVSVSTQSNPPITSSAAAAAAAAAAPFEPFPPPPPPLPPSTIPAPLQRAATMPQMNVYNPDLKPESPIIEEDEENDNEGSVGALRRRRNKSKGDEGSSRIRNSELNEDLAGASPPVPPPPAENRHIPPPPQQNSTYDYFFSIDNIPVSTLSEVEEVQINKGEIERKSFDKKSKGVDNDGIEERRISGKAEAVEPVLEEPVELPPAPPEVVEPAVVAKSSKKMKQAGSMGSIEGKRMVKVNFNLLQIFIDIDDHFLKASESAHEVSKMLEATRLHYHSNFADNRGHIDHSARVMRVITWNRSFRGLANMDDGKDDFYAEEQETHATVLDKLLAWEKKLYDEVKTGELMKFEYQKKVATLNRLKKRDSNAEALEKAKAAVSHLHTRYIVDMQSLDSTVSEISRLRDEQLYPKLVQLVNGMAAMWNTMRAHHEAQLKIVSALRSMDLSQSPKETSTHHYERTVQLCGVVREWHSQFEKLVRCQKDYIKALNSWLKLNLIPIESSLKEKVSSPPRVQNPPIQKLLLAWHDQLERLPDEHLRTAIFTFGAVINTIMLQQDEERKLKLKWEETEKELERKQRHFNDWHYKYQQRRMPDEVDPERSEENTQDAAVTEKLIAVESVRRRLEEEKETHAKQCLHVREKSLVSLKNQLPELFRALSEFSFASSEMYKSLSSICQA, encoded by the exons ATGGGTTGTTCACAGTCCAAGATCGAGAATGAAGAAGCCATCGCTCGTTGTAAAGAACGCAAGATTCATATGAAGGATGCTGTGACAGCTCGAAATGCTTTCGCCGCCGCTCACTCCGCCTATTCTATGTCGCTTAAAAACACTGGAGCTGCTTTGAGCGATTATGCTCATGGTGAGGTTCAAAACCCCCAGTTTGTTTCTGTGTCTACTCAATCCAATCCTCCCATTACTTCCTCTGctgccgccgccgccgccgccgccgccgccccTTTTGAACCCTTTCCGCCGCCTCCCCCGCCTTTGCCTCCTTCTACTATTCCTGCTCCTCTTCAAAGGGCTGCCACCATGCCTCAGATGAATGTGTATAATCCCGATCTCAAACCTGAGTCGCCGATTATTGAGGAggatgaagaaaatgataacGAAGGCTCTGTTGGTGCTTTGAGGAGGAGGAGGAATAAAAGTAAAGGGGATGAAGGGAGTAGCCGAATTAGAAATTCGGAGCTTAATGAAGATTTGGCTGGTGCTTCGCCGCCAGTGCCGCCGCCACCGGCTGAGAATCGACACATTCCACCGCCCCCGCAACAAAATTCGACATATGATTATTTCTTCTCTATTGATAACATACCCGTCTCGACTTTGAGTGAAGTCGAGGAGGTACAGATTAACAAAGGGGAGATTGAGCGCAAGTCGTTTGATAAAAAGTCTAAGGGAGTGGACAACGATGGTATTGAGGAGCGGAGAATCAGTGGAAAGGCTGAAGCAGTGGAGCCAGTGCTCGAGGAGCCGGTGGAGCTGCCTCCAGCGCCGCCAGAAGTGGTGGAACCTGCCGTGGTGGCGAAGAGCTCAAAAAAGATGAAACAAGCGGGATCTATGGGGTCCATAGAGGGCAAGAGGATGGTTAAGGTGAATTTTAATCTCCTGCAGATATTTATAGATATTGATGATCATTTTCTCAAAGCTTCAGAGAGTGCCCATGAAGTGTCCAAGATGCTTGAGGCGACCCGATTACACTATCATTCAAACTTTGCTGATAATCGAG GTCATATCGACCACTCTGCCAGAGTGATGCGTGTTATTACATGGAACCGATCATTTAGGGGATTGGCTAATATGGATGATGGAAAAGATGATTTCTATGCAGAAGAGCAAGAAACTCATGCCACCGTGTTAGATAAACTATTGGCGTGGGAAAAGAAGCTGTATGATGAAGTAAAG ACAGGTGAACTTATGAAATTTGAGTACCAAAAGAAGGTTGCTACATTGAATAGGCTGAAGAAACGAGATTCTAATGCAGAAGCATTGGAGAAAGCAAAAGCAGCAGTAAGTCATCTGCACACTAGATATATTGTTGACATGCAATCCTTGGATTCAACTGTCTCAGAGATTAGTCGTCTACGAGACGAACAGTTATACCCAAAACTTGTTCAGCTTGTTAATGG GATGGCAGCAATGTGGAATACAATGAGAGCTCACCATGAAGCACAATTGAAGATTGTAAGTGCACTAAGATCAATGGATCTCTCTCAATCGCCAAAAGAAACGAGTACCCATCATTATGAGCGCACGGTTCAGCTCTGTGGTGTTGTTAGAGAGTGGCATTCACAGTTTGAGAAGCTTGTACGCTGTCAAAAAGACTACATTAAAGCCTTAAACAGTTGGTTGAAACTAAATCTAATTCCTATAGAGAGTAGCTTgaaagagaaggtttcttctcCCCCAAGAGTTCAAAATCCACCGATTCAGAAACTCCTCCTCGCTTGGCACGATCAACTCGAAAGACTCCCAGACGAGCATCTCAGAACTGCCATATTCACTTTTGGTGCTGTGATCAATACCATTATGCTGCAGCAGGATGAAGAGAGGAAACTGAAGTTAAAGTGGGAGGAGACTGAGAAAGAGCTCGAACGCAAGCAGCGACATTTCAATGATTGGCATTACAAATATCAGCAACGAAGGATGCCCGATGAGGTGGACCCCGAAAGGTCGGAAGAGAACACGCAGGATGCCGCTGTCACAGAGAAGTTGATCGCGGTAGAGTCGGTGAGAAGAAGACTGGAGGAGGAAAAGGAAACTCATGCGAAGCAATGCCTTCATGTGAGGGAGAAATCGTTGGTTAGCCTTAAGAATCAGCTGCCAGAACTCTTCAGGGCTTTATCAGAATTCTCTTTTGCTAGTTCAGAGATGTACAAGAGCTTGAGCTCTATTTGTCAGGCCTAG
- the LOC120080919 gene encoding methyltransferase-like protein 22 isoform X1: protein MDDGMSEELVMSEVHLGCPPGISGSYVSSFTISLPFGSDDLDTETRRYISDSEGYSPPSKQLIRYDEDGDLVLPRRINVEEPSVRSFNVSIQHDIMSTIPSVGLQVWKAELVLSDFVLHTMLTSSEFDGIVAIELGAGTGLVGILLARVAKTIFLTDKGDRVLDNCAKNIGLNSGGFNAGVAVHVRELDWTEPWPPKQTQGECPPKNRYSWALSEVEEAQRASLLVAADVIYSDDLTDAFFNMLEKFMSQGSEKVLYLALEKRYNFTVDDFDIVANGYSHFLSYLKHEEDDAKNSRLEHRSKPYFVGKRIDLTSTPQYVLNYERGKDVEIWQIKYCRKES, encoded by the exons ATGGACGACGGAATGTCAGAGGAGTTGGTGATGAGTGAGGTTCACCTTGGCTGCCCACCTGGTATTTCCGGGTCGTATGTTTCCAGTTTCACCATTTCCCTCCCTTTCG GTTCTGATGATTTAGATACGGAAACCAGAAGGTATATCAGTGATTCTGAAGGCTATTCACCGCCAAGTAAGCAACTCATTCGTTACGACGAAGATGGAGATCTTGTTTTACCCAGGCGCATCA ATGTGGAAGAACCTTCAGTTCGTAGTTTTAATGTGTCAATCCAACACGATATTATGTCAACGATCCCAAGTGTTGGTTTGCAG GTGTGGAAAGCAGAACTAGTATTATCTGATTTTGTCTTGCATACAATGCTTACTTCATCTGAATTTGATGGAATTGTTGCAATAGAACTTGGAGCTGGAACAG GACTGGTTGGAATATTGCTTGCACGGGTTGCTAAAACAATATTTCTAACAG ATAAAGGTGATCGTGTCCTTGACAACTGTGCCAAAAACATTGGTCTTAATTCTGGTGGGTTCAATGCTGGAGTTGCAGTTCATGTAAGGGAACTTGATTGGACGGAACCTTGGCCTCCTAAGCAAACCCAAGGGGAATGTCCCCCAAAAAATAG GTATTCCTGGGCCTTATCAGAGGTTGAAGAAGCACAGAGAGCCTCCTTGCTTGTTGCTGCTGATGTTATCTATAGTGACGACTTGACAGATGCATTTTTTAATATGTTGGAGAAGTTTATGTCTCAAGGTTCAGAAAAG GTATTGTACTTGGCTCTGGAAAAGCGCTATAACTTCACAGTGGATGACTTTGACATTGTAGCAAATGGCTATTCTCATTTCCTAAGTTACCTGAAACATGAAGAGG ATGATGCCAAAAACAGTAGATTGGAGCACAGATCAAAGCCATATTTTGTAGGCAAACGAATTGATCTCACAAGCACCCCGCAATATGTCCTCAACTATGAAAGAGGAAAAGATGTTGAAATCTGGCAGATTAAGTATTGTAGGAAAGAGTCTTAA
- the LOC120080919 gene encoding methyltransferase-like protein 22 isoform X2 has product MDDGMSEELVMSEVHLGCPPGISGSYVSSFTISLPFDTETRRYISDSEGYSPPSKQLIRYDEDGDLVLPRRINVEEPSVRSFNVSIQHDIMSTIPSVGLQVWKAELVLSDFVLHTMLTSSEFDGIVAIELGAGTGLVGILLARVAKTIFLTDKGDRVLDNCAKNIGLNSGGFNAGVAVHVRELDWTEPWPPKQTQGECPPKNRYSWALSEVEEAQRASLLVAADVIYSDDLTDAFFNMLEKFMSQGSEKVLYLALEKRYNFTVDDFDIVANGYSHFLSYLKHEEDDAKNSRLEHRSKPYFVGKRIDLTSTPQYVLNYERGKDVEIWQIKYCRKES; this is encoded by the exons ATGGACGACGGAATGTCAGAGGAGTTGGTGATGAGTGAGGTTCACCTTGGCTGCCCACCTGGTATTTCCGGGTCGTATGTTTCCAGTTTCACCATTTCCCTCCCTTTCG ATACGGAAACCAGAAGGTATATCAGTGATTCTGAAGGCTATTCACCGCCAAGTAAGCAACTCATTCGTTACGACGAAGATGGAGATCTTGTTTTACCCAGGCGCATCA ATGTGGAAGAACCTTCAGTTCGTAGTTTTAATGTGTCAATCCAACACGATATTATGTCAACGATCCCAAGTGTTGGTTTGCAG GTGTGGAAAGCAGAACTAGTATTATCTGATTTTGTCTTGCATACAATGCTTACTTCATCTGAATTTGATGGAATTGTTGCAATAGAACTTGGAGCTGGAACAG GACTGGTTGGAATATTGCTTGCACGGGTTGCTAAAACAATATTTCTAACAG ATAAAGGTGATCGTGTCCTTGACAACTGTGCCAAAAACATTGGTCTTAATTCTGGTGGGTTCAATGCTGGAGTTGCAGTTCATGTAAGGGAACTTGATTGGACGGAACCTTGGCCTCCTAAGCAAACCCAAGGGGAATGTCCCCCAAAAAATAG GTATTCCTGGGCCTTATCAGAGGTTGAAGAAGCACAGAGAGCCTCCTTGCTTGTTGCTGCTGATGTTATCTATAGTGACGACTTGACAGATGCATTTTTTAATATGTTGGAGAAGTTTATGTCTCAAGGTTCAGAAAAG GTATTGTACTTGGCTCTGGAAAAGCGCTATAACTTCACAGTGGATGACTTTGACATTGTAGCAAATGGCTATTCTCATTTCCTAAGTTACCTGAAACATGAAGAGG ATGATGCCAAAAACAGTAGATTGGAGCACAGATCAAAGCCATATTTTGTAGGCAAACGAATTGATCTCACAAGCACCCCGCAATATGTCCTCAACTATGAAAGAGGAAAAGATGTTGAAATCTGGCAGATTAAGTATTGTAGGAAAGAGTCTTAA